A region of the Pseudoliparis swirei isolate HS2019 ecotype Mariana Trench chromosome 21, NWPU_hadal_v1, whole genome shotgun sequence genome:
CACGCAACGCAAACTGTCAGAGGCATAACTCCCTGCTTCAGGGGTTAGCAGCCGCAGCGTACGCTTACGAGAAGGCCTCAACGATTTCCATGGGTCATGCTTTGACGTTGTACACCGGCCATGGTCTTCACGCCTTGCTCATGGCACCACATTTTGTAATCACGACTGCGCGACGCTTAAATGATGACGTCATACTTTCCGTTACTGAGATAACGATTGCACGCTGTTGCACGGTTAAGCCGGCAGAGCATCTTACTCTTCTTATCAAGGTAGTCCTCACGATTGCGTGGCAATATCCAACGACCTACTCAGGGCGTGTGATGATCTGGAGGCGGGGCCATTACCGGCACCCCAGATCTCTATGGTTGTTGATGGTTCGGGTTACAGGTCAAGTTCGGGTCCTGTGGCAGGTTTTGCTGTGGTTGCTCCCACGCCGGAGTCAACGGAGTCAACCTCGTACCGGACCCTCTTGGCTGAACCGTTGTTCTCTCCTTTGTCTGCACAGGCAGGTGAGTCAAGAGCTCTGACCGCAGCCTGTCGGTTAGGACAGGGTGCAGCATGTCACGTAGTTCACTTAGTCGGTGCAAGTGGACGCCAGAGAGGCTTCCACGCACGGTCCTTTCAGTGCAGAACTTTTGCACTCCATGATGTTGTTAAATGTGCCGCTCACGGTACTTCTTTtgattttgtattgtattgtattgtgatgTATCAGACAGGAGATGTTCATGAACACTCCGTGAAGGGAGTGAGGACATTGATCCGGCGGCCTCCATGAGGGCTCTCGTGGAGGTTGAGTCGACTGCCTCTCAAGAGGAGCAGTTGCTTTTGGTGGCTCATGGTGATTTCCATGGAGCCAGGGGGAGGTGGTGAAGGCTTTGCAGGCTACCTGGTGGTCTCGATACGGGTTACCCACAGTCAACAATCCTGTGCGATCAGGCGTAAGTTGCGGAGCACGACATGAGAAAGTCGCATATCGCTCCGAGAGGCCATATTCCAGCTCCAGACGGCCATAGTGTTATGTGATTTCATTGATATAGTCAGACCGgtaagcaaaacaatatgtgtTGGTGGTGATTGACAGATTCAGCAGAGGGGGGGAAGCCCCCCGGCAGCCAAATCTGAGGCTATAACTGTAGCTTAGTTTCTAACCAGAGAAGTAAGTCCAATAATCAGTTCTGATAAGGGGACGCAGTTTTTACATTTCaagtcatttagctgatgcggTTGtctaaagcgacttacaataagtgtattcaaccatgagtacaaactcagaactacaAGAATCAAGAGGGTAACATTGCTTTAagaaagtaataccataagtaaatgtcactgaagtgctaatctgtttttatccaaGGTATTGTTGGAAAAGTGTGTCTTTTAGGTTCCGGCGGAGGatatagagactttctgctgtcctgatgtcagtgaggaGCTCGGTCCACCACTGAGAAGCCGGAACAGCAAACAGTCATGATTTTGTCAGGTGAGTAATTTGTTGTATCTTTTGACAACacgataatgaataaatatgtctgtCATTGAGGGTCAAGCAGAGGTTAGATTGGGGGTGTCATGCCCAGTCCCAGGgactggtagagagagagagagagagagctagtggTACACTGAAAGCAAAGCTATCCAGAATCTAGAATGGACTGGCTGACGGCTCTGTCGTTGGCATTAATGAGCATGAGAATACAAACTAGCCGTAGTACACAGTTAACTCCCCATGAGAGGCTGACCGGACGGCCTCGGCCCGTACCGTACCAGGGAGACCTGATAAAGGTCCCCCATGGAAGGTGTTAGCCAAAGAAATACGAAGCTATGTCCAGGGAGCGGCAGGTAGGCAGGAAGCACTGTGTCAACAGGTGGAAGGAGCCACGGAGGAGAGGCATGTGGgaccagacccacaggaggaggaggtccatcCGAGGAAGGGGGACGAGCCACGGCAGACTGGACCCCACCTGGTGgtactggccacgcccaccgcaGTGAAGAGAAACCACACTGGAACCACCTCACACACTGCACCGAGgcagaagcacctgaaggaaggccagaggagaggagaccatcaCGGCAAAGCCCCGCCGGCCACAGAGGCGAGGAGAAGCAAGGCGTGGCCAATCcacaccagaacaccagcagacggctgagggagctggagagggggatgacCTTCACACTCACAGAAAGGAGAGAACAATATGGAGAGCCCAGCTGAAAGAACAATGCCCGTCTCATGGAACCCCAAGAAGAAGACGTGGTCCCTAGCAATAGGAGGTAACAGCCATTATCGGACTAAAGGTCAGATTGACCTGCGATGATGTCGGTTCATCAGGGTGGCTCTAGGGAACCCTGCGATTgtgataaatgtgttttataaccTAATATTGTTGGGGCTTGCATTTCTTATCAGGTCTAATCACCTGAGAAAAACAGCATATTCTGCCATTGACTAGTCGAGTTGCCTTAAGTGACATTAGTAGAGTGTAACCCTTATAAAAGGACATTCCTGTTTACTTATGTGATGTGATAATAATGGATAACAAGATATAAGCAATAACGCCCCAAAGGACCCGACCCCAaagaagacctgcagcagctcatgcATTCATCCACCAGGTGCTGGTAACCTGATGCATGAGCGCTTCCTGCTGGACGCAAAGTACATGAACCAGAAGAGTCACAGGAGCAACAACGTTTTATGTTTTGTGGAAGACTTGGGTCTCCCAAGGGGGGAATGTGGtgggtaaaatgtttcaaattgggtgtttccacaacatatatacatcgggtgtattaaacttttacattatgttatattaggcttaaatgacatctacaaagatgattgagagggcacacacagctctctccctcagacaagggtcaacaacgccagacagagatagacccagcggccttgtgctgctccagtctgaaccggtggagaggaggctgcagagaggaccaggaggctcagacacaataacgataagagaagagacgaggggggagacgtcagcaagaaacctcacattccttaaagtaaccggcttggactgggacagaggtcacactgaggtcactctgagtgacgagaactaatatgtaatgagggagtggacggaggcggcacccGCATTGAGTGTGATGTATAAacaatatgtcaatgtgtttgttcggggcttgtgaaagacagatgtggagggaggtcgttgtctttaatacccagaccaggtttatttgtgaaactgttggtttcaaataaatctacgtgaattgaactctgatccaaactctctgtgtcctgtgggtgtttgattcctgaggtccagagggtgagtatcctgtggcgtctcaccagcagtcagagaggagagagatacacgtttatatgcatcaggttaagagattagttagaatggaccaaaaaggaagaaatccagccacaacagaaACCAATATTGTCTTGAGCTATATGAATCAATGCGttttgcagccgagtgtgaagcggcggggatgagagtcagcgcctccaaatctgaggccatggtagattatttactgttttaactgcttattatttattaataaagtcTTTGTTTTACTATGTCTTGATTGTGCACTTTACCCCTTTGCTCTAATCCTGTTTATGTCCTGCAATAAAAGATGATCTCAtctcaatgtgttgctctgttaCAGGAAACAGTGAACAAAGTTTCAACCGGAGACAGAAATACAAACAACAGCAGAAAATAGttacattaaaaaatgttttaattaaaaaatgtttgtcTTCATCTTGTATCTGTTGTCTGCTGGTGAAACAGGATTAAATGTCTAACTTTGAACCTCAAACTGTAGACAAGGCACTGGGAGCTGGAGGCAGCCTTGCTGCGTGAACAAAACTATAATGCAATACaatgttcagtgacctctgacctcagtaACGAATGTACCACAAAATCTACACGGGAAAAACATCTCAGTCTGCTTACGGGGGCAttaatttcaaatattaatgtgAATTTAAGTTATTACTAATGCATACCATGTTCATATTATTTGCTCttattttgtgtatgtgttatcAATAGTTTCCCACGTGGACTCGTGTTGTGCGTCAcgagcgccctctgctgggccCCTGCAGTATTGCGCGGTGaaccccttctctctcctttaggagacaaggagacacctTCAGAGACGGAGTCTGCACTTTGGTTGGAATGTACAGAATACAAACcagatttatttgttttgaagATAAATGGTTACAAAGATGAATCATGTTGATAATTaagtaaaagaaaagacaaaatgtCAAAAGTTTACATTTCAAAATGATCAGGTGAACCAAGTGTTCACTTATTTACTTCTTATCAATcaacaaataacacattatcaCATATTGatatatgaaagaaaaacattttacgGCTGTCATTGAATTTACACTGAATAATATGAGATTATATGTGAAGAATATATTGATATACGAGAACAAAACACTCGTAAATATAAATCATCCAAGAGAATTAAACTTACCTGAGGATACATAGTATGAATAAAAAGTCAATTACAGAGAAGTACCACAGAATGTGTTCACGCTTTAATTTATTAAGCAAATTAATGAATTACGCATCAATTATTTTCACAGAATAGAGAAATAGGTTTATAGTTCGGGCATTTTTGTTGGACACCTCAACAAAACAACTCGTACAACGTAGTATACAttcaaagaaaaacattaatCTCAGAGGTTCAATAGGATCTGGAACacgattttaattaaaaaacaattgtGAGGGATTACTTTTCCGCCATTGTTTTCTCTCATCAATGACGACCTTCGCTGACCTCTCTCTGcttccagatgtgtgtgtgtgtgtgtgtgtgtgtgtgtgctccctcAGCTGCATCACATCCTACTCCTGCTGCTGTGACGCCTGCTCCTGCTTCTCCGCCTGCTGAATAAAGCAAACCCTTCATCTAAAGCTGAGCCCAGAAGCCCCACACGCTCCTCCATAACTGATGAACCCCTCCTGTCAAATAGTCCCAAAGCCAGCTTAACGTGTTCTCTTTGGCCTTCTCTCTGATCTCTCCCACTGATATCATTACTCCTGACTGTCTAATgagttcctcctcctgctttatTCTTTCCTCCACTGCTTGTAGCATCTCATTGGTGTAGCATCCTCCTTTGTTTGCCTCAACCATCTCCTCTATTGTCTTGAGGAGCTCCTTCACCTGGACCTGGTTGTTCCGGTATTCTTCCTGCGGGTTGTTCTTCCAGTATTTGTTATCGATGACGTGGCAGCGGCCTCCGCACTTCTCCACCAGATCGCTCACTTTCTTTTCCCTTCTGACAAACTCCTCAATGGTCTGTCCTTCAGGGAGCTGGTCACCGTGAGTGAAGAGGACTGCCGCATACTGGAAAAATTCGTCAGAAAAGTATTGGTGCATTTTAGCGATGACGGCCTGCTCCTGCTCTGTGAATCTCTCCACTTTGAGCACAATGAGAAAGACATGAGGCCCAGGAGCGAACTCTGGGATGCACCTCAATACTGCAGACTTCATCTCGTCCTCAAAGAAACCAGGAGTGTCAATCAGAGTGATGTTTCCTCCATCGACAGGTGTAGTTTCTGTTTGACATTTATTTGTTTCAGAGTTCACAGAGTGTCCAATCTTGAACAGTGGCTCTCCAATTATGGTGTTAGCCACGCTGCTTTTCCCAACTCCAGTTTTCCCCAGGAGGACAATTCTCTTGCTGTCTGACACTGAAAGAgaataacaacaaacaaaaaaccttGTTGGTCAGAAGTCTGTCGGTACTTATTAAAAAGCTGCATCAGCATAATAAGAGAAGGAAGAATAGtgtcaacactttttttttaaaacgagCATTATATATGAAAGTCTTCTAAGAGTAAAAATCCCTGTTCACATTATAAGGTCATCTATCGTGGGGAAGACACAGAGGATCACTTTGTCAACAGGTCTAAAAAGAGACAGAGGTTTTTCTTGGCCCTGATTCAAATCTGAGTCCTCTTATGTTTCTGGAACAGAGTCTGATGTTATTCTTACATTTATCtaaattgtaaataaatatgtatgtgacaCATTGAGATAATAGCTTCAGCTCACAAGATGTTACGCTCCtcagtagggttgggtaccgaaacccggttccaatacaaccggtattacccggaccgaaacgcaacgcacattccggtgcttctttccggtgcctgagccgattgaaattgaaaaaaactattgttgtgaacttctgtggtgactccgccctgtcagcaggttacgagcctctcatatttaactctgacagcggaggctgcgccgtgtgtgacggcgtgaggccgcgtcgagcacaccagcgtcaggctgggtgcgacggggaggccgtcaccggtcccctgaacacAGGGAGAcggatgatgacgagcagccgtaactcagattagtaccgtatcgttgattgcaagtcttgcattcataaaagtaggccaagaaataataaattagccattataaccatgtttaaactagctcgtagctagcgctagctacgagcgtgacagtctgctagcagatgtgttggtgtccagcggtcccggctgtatacccggtgttaccgggaatataatgacggaggaataaagaccgtggggcgtcactttgtttcagtgtaactctcgctgtcagaagcaaaactgtatttgtcacgtgtcatcttcagtccctctgattggttgttctctttgcccatcaacacagtgacaggattaaccctataaagtctgcacatgacaatacatatcacatcatataatggagaacatattgtgtatgttaacagtctgatatccgttgtttgtcggtgctccatgataacggcttcaacagggaatatggccaaagaggtttttaatgtcctcattgtgcgttaaaaaaaaaaaaatatcggttcaggcaccgtttaggcaccggtatcgttttaaaagtaccggtttagcaccggtattggaaaaaacccaaacgatacccatccctactcctCAGTTGTCACCGATAGCTCCTTGATCCAAATACTGGAAATCCTGATTCAATGCTATTACTTTTATTATCTTAAAATATTGATTTGATATTATATTAAGTTTAACTTAAATATTGTGACTCGTGAAAACAACATTCACAATCTTTGAGAGGGATCTTTGTCAGACTAGTCACCTGCTCAAAGAGAGCACNNNNNNNNNNNNNNNNNNNNNNNNNNNNNNNNNNNNNNNNNNNNNNNNNNNNNNNNNNNNNNNNNNNNNNNNNNNNNNNNNNNNNNNNNNNNNNNNNNNNNNNNNNNNNNNNNNNNNNNNNNNNNNNNNNNNNNNNNNNNNNNNNNNNNNNNNNNNNNNNNNNNNNNNNNNNNNNNNNNNNNNNNNNNNNNNNNNNNNNNNNNNNNNNNNNNNNNNNNNNNNNNNNNNNNNNNNNNNNNNNNNNNNNNNNNNNNNNNNNNNNNNNNNNNNNNNNNNNNNNNNNNNNNNNNNNNNNNNNNNNNNNNNNNNNNNNNNNNNNNNNNNNNNNNNNNNNNNNNNNNNNNNNNNNNNNNNNNNNNNNNNNNNNNNNNNNNNNNNNNNNNNNNNNNNNNNNNNNNNNNNNNNNNNNNNNNNNNNNNNNNNNNNNNNNNNNNNNNNNNNNNNNNNNNNNNNNNNNNNNNNNNNNNNNNNNNNNNNNNNNNNNNNNNNNNNNNNNNNNNNNNNNNNNNNNNNNNNNNNNNNNNNNNNNNNNNNNNNNNNNNNNNNNNNNNNNNNNNNNNNNNNNNNNNNNNNNNNNNNNNNNNNNNNNNNNNNNNNNNNNNNNNNNNNNNNNNNNNNNNNNNNNNNNNNNNNNNNNNNNNNNNNNNNNNNNNNNNNNNNNNNNNNNNNNNNNNNNNNNNNNNNNNNNNNNNNNNNNNNNNNNNNNNNNNNNNNNNNNNNNNNNNNNNNNNNNNNNNNNNNNNNNNNNNNNNNNNNNNNNNNNNNNNNNNNNNNNNNNNNNNNNNNNNNNNNNNNNNNNNNNNNNNNNNNNNNNNNNNNNNNNNNNNNNNNNNNNNNNNNNNNNNNNNNNNNNNNNNNNNNNNNNNNNNNNNNNNNNNNNNNNNNNNNNNNNNNNNNNNNNNNNNNNNNNNNNNNNNNNNNNNNNNNNNNNNNNNNNNNNNNNNNNNNNNNNNNNNNNNNNNNNNNNNNNNNNNNNNNNNNNNNNNNNNNNNNNNNNNNNTCCTCTGCTGTGCTTCAAGTTTCACTTTTACTTACTGtaagggcgtgtgtgtgtgtgtgtgtgtgtgcgtgtgcgtgtagtaacaactttatttattcaaataatATTTTCCACCGGCTTCATTTCAttcattgtttatatttgtcTTGTTTATACATTATAATCCACAAAGAACAACATTAGATCataattttataatatttcCAATTTATTGACAAGGAggttatacaatatatatataaatcaggcacgtgcacagatagacccctagtggtgctcaagcaccagcccttttgccctggatgagtaaggtgccctttttgctggagccactttttttattcatcagtatttaagaataaaagttactctttctgtcatcaagtcccccaaatgtgttttaatatccgacgcggcatttatctgagaacttcgccccgacatgctccgcggcgctcaggagctcacgtgccccccccccccccctcctcctcctccacttcctcctccgcgcagtgctcctcgcgccactaaacgggtgcacctccttctcctctgacacgcagcatcagaccaacaggtcatgacggtgtttgtcccctgacgttgttttgtgataaatcaaccacaacattagcgctgctgaaaacatgacgtcacaactggtccgacatttcctaaaaaaataaacaaacaaaaactcacgaaatctgtgatttcaaagccttgcagctgtttactgacgttagttatgtttagagaatagagagagggggagagagagagaagagagaagaaagagagagaggagagagaagagagaagagattagagagagagagagagagtgcattcttattccgttctatttaacaggggcttgtctaggatttgcgtggccagactgaaaaaaaatcataaggcctctggtattgttcagagggatgtctgttgatgtctatcaatatcgctcattttgaaaatgacgtaagagggcaatactgatccgtatcagaccaacgaggagggcaatacgtggctggcatgacgcccattagccaatcagaacgcttgtaggcCTAGGCctactgttgctatataat
Encoded here:
- the LOC130211931 gene encoding GTPase IMAP family member 7-like, whose protein sequence is MSDSKRIVLLGKTGVGKSSVANTIIGEPLFKIGHSVNSETNKCQTETTPVDGGNITLIDTPGFFEDEMKSAVLRCIPEFAPGPHVFLIVLKVERFTEQEQAVIAKMHQYFSDEFFQYAAVLFTHGDQLPEGQTIEEFVRREKKVSDLVEKCGGRCHVIDNKYWKNNPQEEYRNNQVQVKELLKTIEEMVEANKGGCYTNEMLQAVEERIKQEEELIRQSGVMISVGEIREKAKENTLSWLWDYLTGGVHQLWRSVWGFWAQL